The following proteins come from a genomic window of Ornithinimicrobium cryptoxanthini:
- a CDS encoding alpha-hydroxy acid oxidase encodes MVQRQVPKPSEIFELLKFKKVVLSGKERRLGSAQTIEELRAIAKRRTPAAAFDYTDGAAENEISLQRAVQAFEDVEFHPAVLNDVSEVNTATTVLGDTSALPFGIAPTGFTRLMQTEGEVAGAGAAGAAGIPFTLSTLGTTSIEDVKAANPHGRNWFQLYVMRQREISYGLVERAAAAGFDTLFFTVDTPVAGARLRDARNGFSIPPQIAIRTLVNASVRPWWWWDFLTTPKLEFASLSQTGGTVGDLLNSAMDPSINYEDLAEIRAMWPGKLAIKGVQTVQDAKKLTDLGVDAILLSNHGGRQLDRAPVPFHLLPEVVREVGADTEVMVDTGIRNGADIVASLALGARFTLIGRAYLYGLMAGGREGVDRAIEILATEVRRTMQLLQVRTVEELNPSHVTQLTRFNRVDFEARAVTDRP; translated from the coding sequence ATGGTGCAGCGACAGGTTCCCAAGCCCTCCGAGATCTTCGAGTTGTTGAAGTTCAAGAAGGTCGTGCTGAGCGGCAAGGAGCGTCGGCTGGGTTCGGCGCAGACCATTGAGGAACTGCGTGCGATCGCCAAGCGCCGCACCCCGGCCGCGGCCTTCGACTACACCGACGGGGCCGCGGAGAACGAGATCTCCCTGCAGCGCGCGGTGCAGGCCTTCGAGGACGTGGAGTTCCATCCGGCGGTCCTCAACGACGTCTCGGAGGTCAACACCGCGACGACGGTGCTGGGTGACACCTCGGCCCTGCCGTTCGGGATCGCTCCCACCGGCTTCACCCGCCTCATGCAGACCGAGGGCGAGGTCGCCGGTGCCGGAGCGGCCGGGGCCGCCGGGATCCCGTTCACCCTGTCCACACTCGGCACAACTTCCATCGAGGACGTCAAGGCGGCAAACCCGCACGGTCGCAACTGGTTCCAGCTCTATGTCATGCGCCAGCGCGAGATCTCCTACGGACTGGTGGAGCGGGCCGCGGCCGCGGGTTTCGACACCCTGTTCTTCACTGTCGACACCCCGGTGGCCGGGGCCCGACTGCGGGATGCCCGCAACGGCTTCTCGATCCCGCCACAGATCGCCATACGCACGCTGGTCAACGCCTCGGTCCGTCCTTGGTGGTGGTGGGACTTCCTGACCACGCCCAAGCTGGAGTTCGCCTCGCTGTCACAGACCGGTGGCACCGTGGGGGACCTGCTCAACTCGGCGATGGACCCCTCGATCAACTACGAGGACCTGGCCGAGATTCGGGCGATGTGGCCGGGCAAGCTGGCGATCAAGGGTGTCCAGACGGTGCAGGACGCCAAGAAGCTCACCGACCTCGGGGTGGATGCGATCCTGCTGTCCAACCACGGCGGTCGGCAGCTCGACCGGGCTCCCGTCCCGTTCCACCTGCTGCCCGAGGTGGTGCGCGAGGTGGGTGCCGACACCGAGGTCATGGTGGACACCGGGATCCGCAACGGGGCCGACATCGTCGCCTCGCTGGCACTCGGTGCCAGGTTCACGCTGATCGGCCGGGCCTACCTCTATGGCCTGATGGCCGGTGGCCGCGAGGGTGTGGACCGGGCGATCGAGATCCTGGCTACCGAGGTCCGCCGGACCATGCAGCTGCTGCAGGTGCGCACGGTCGAGGAGCTCAACCCCTCACACGTCACCCAGTTGACCCGGTTCAACCGCGTGGATTTTGAGGCGCGGGCGGTCACCGACCGACCCTGA
- a CDS encoding MerR family transcriptional regulator — protein sequence MASAQADDSSQAGTRTIAEVADEFGVTHRAVRHYEELGLLSPERRGTQRIYHRRDRIRLALILRGRRIGFPLEEIRTIIDMYDEQPGEAGQLRYLLAQIDDRRADLESRRRDIEDSLAELEVIQRRCHEDLARLT from the coding sequence ATGGCAAGCGCGCAGGCAGACGACTCGTCCCAGGCCGGGACCCGGACGATCGCGGAGGTCGCCGACGAGTTCGGCGTCACCCACCGCGCCGTGCGCCACTACGAGGAGCTGGGGCTGCTCTCCCCCGAGCGGCGGGGCACGCAGCGGATCTATCACCGCCGCGACCGGATCCGGCTAGCCCTGATCCTGCGGGGACGGCGCATCGGCTTCCCCCTCGAGGAGATCCGCACGATCATCGACATGTATGACGAGCAGCCCGGTGAGGCCGGCCAGCTGCGCTATCTGCTGGCCCAGATCGATGACCGCCGAGCCGACCTCGAGAGCCGCCGCCGCGACATCGAGGACTCCCTCGCCGAGCTCGAGGTCATCCAGCGCCGCTGCCACGAGGACCTCGCGCGCCTCACCTGA
- a CDS encoding acyl-CoA dehydrogenase family protein, with protein MFELSSDHEDFRRLVRDFAEAEIAPHVEQWDRDSHFPVDLIPKMGELGLFGLEAPEEFGGAGMGHEGFSYLCVAIEELGRVDQAMGITLEAGVGLGINPIQTYGTREQKERWLPDLLAGKALAGFGLTEPEAGSDAGATKTRAVLENGEWVINGAKAFITNSGTDITSVVTVTAKTGELPDGRPEISAIIVPNGTDGFIVEPAYRKLGWHISDTHGLTFEGARVPEANLLGERGHGFKQFLKTLDDGRIAIAALAVGCLQRMLEETTRYSQERLAFGKPIATYQGVSFQVADIAVMTEAARALVYKAAWLREQQAAGKRSVAEVKQAAAIAKLYATESAVTATRIATQVFGGNGFMEEYPVARFYRDAKILEIGEGTSEVQRMLIARGLGLPAA; from the coding sequence ATGTTCGAGCTCAGCAGTGACCACGAGGACTTCCGTCGTCTTGTCCGCGACTTCGCCGAGGCAGAGATCGCCCCGCACGTCGAGCAGTGGGACCGGGACAGCCACTTCCCGGTCGACCTGATCCCCAAGATGGGCGAGCTCGGCCTGTTCGGCCTCGAGGCGCCCGAGGAGTTCGGCGGCGCGGGGATGGGCCACGAGGGTTTTTCCTACCTGTGCGTGGCGATCGAGGAGCTCGGCCGCGTCGACCAGGCCATGGGCATCACCTTGGAGGCCGGTGTCGGACTGGGCATCAACCCGATCCAGACCTACGGCACCCGGGAGCAGAAGGAACGCTGGCTGCCGGACCTGCTGGCAGGCAAGGCCCTGGCCGGCTTCGGCCTGACCGAGCCGGAGGCGGGCTCGGACGCCGGTGCAACCAAGACCCGAGCGGTCCTCGAGAACGGCGAATGGGTCATCAACGGCGCCAAGGCGTTCATCACCAACTCCGGGACGGACATCACCTCGGTCGTCACGGTGACCGCCAAGACCGGCGAGCTGCCTGACGGGCGCCCCGAGATCAGCGCGATCATCGTCCCCAACGGCACCGACGGCTTCATCGTCGAGCCGGCCTACCGCAAGCTCGGCTGGCACATCTCCGACACGCACGGCCTGACCTTCGAGGGCGCCCGCGTCCCCGAGGCCAACCTGCTCGGTGAGCGCGGCCACGGGTTCAAGCAGTTCCTCAAGACCCTCGACGACGGCCGCATCGCGATCGCCGCCCTCGCCGTCGGCTGCCTTCAGCGCATGCTGGAGGAGACGACGCGCTACAGCCAGGAGCGTCTCGCCTTCGGCAAGCCGATCGCGACCTATCAGGGCGTCTCCTTCCAGGTCGCCGACATCGCGGTGATGACCGAGGCGGCCCGCGCGCTCGTCTACAAGGCCGCGTGGCTGCGCGAGCAGCAGGCCGCCGGCAAGCGCTCGGTCGCCGAGGTCAAGCAGGCCGCGGCCATCGCCAAGCTCTATGCCACCGAGTCCGCCGTCACGGCGACGCGGATCGCCACGCAGGTCTTCGGCGGCAACGGCTTCATGGAGGAGTACCCCGTGGCCCGCTTCTATCGCGATGCCAAGATCCTGGAGATCGGCGAGGGCACCTCCGAGGTGCAGCGCATGCTGATCGCCCGCGGTCTCGGCCTGCCCGCCGCCTGA
- a CDS encoding acyl-CoA carboxylase subunit beta yields the protein MTPQSGSAPAPFADSSEGSDDRVGDVRGRFAAAYAASQSPSDKARAKLDSQNKLYVRDRIALLFDEGSFVEDGRYANAMATGLPADGVVTGRGEVDGRPAIVVANDPTVKAGSWGARTVEKIIRATEMALREEIPIFWFVDSAGARITDQVELFPGRRGAGRIFHNQVALSGKVPQICCLFGPSAAGGAYIPSFTDLIIMVEGNASMYLGSPRMAEMVVGEKVSLEEMGGARMHCTVSGVGDLLASDDTEAIELAKLYFSYVPDNWHTPVPRYETEEPTAPLTRHTVPEAESLPFDVREVIDGLVDDDSFFEIKPLFAAELVIGFGRMAGETVGVVANNSAVKGGVLFTDSADKATRFIWLCDAFGIPLIYLADVPGFMIGSEVERGGIIRHGAKMVSAVSEATVPQFCIVVRKAYGAGLYAMGGPGFMPDATLALPTAKIAVMGPEAAVNAVYANKIAEISDPDEQAAFVAARRAEYEEDVDLERLAADLVIDGVIEADALRGELLHRLRYAARRDRHFSSRHRAVPPV from the coding sequence ATGACACCGCAGTCCGGATCCGCACCGGCGCCCTTTGCTGACTCCTCCGAGGGGAGCGACGACCGGGTGGGGGATGTCCGCGGCAGGTTCGCCGCGGCATACGCCGCCTCGCAGTCCCCCTCGGACAAGGCACGCGCCAAGCTCGACAGCCAGAACAAGCTCTATGTCCGCGACCGGATCGCGCTCCTCTTTGACGAGGGCAGCTTCGTGGAGGACGGGCGCTATGCCAACGCGATGGCCACCGGGCTGCCCGCCGACGGCGTGGTGACCGGCCGCGGCGAGGTGGACGGACGCCCGGCGATCGTGGTCGCCAACGACCCCACCGTCAAGGCCGGCTCGTGGGGCGCCCGCACGGTCGAGAAAATCATCCGCGCCACCGAGATGGCGCTGCGCGAGGAGATCCCGATCTTCTGGTTCGTCGACTCCGCCGGCGCGCGGATTACCGACCAGGTCGAGCTCTTCCCGGGGCGCCGGGGCGCGGGCCGGATCTTCCACAACCAGGTCGCGCTGTCCGGCAAGGTCCCGCAGATCTGCTGCCTGTTTGGCCCGTCGGCCGCCGGCGGTGCCTACATCCCCAGCTTCACCGACCTCATCATCATGGTCGAGGGCAACGCGTCGATGTATCTCGGCAGCCCCCGCATGGCCGAGATGGTCGTCGGCGAGAAGGTCTCCCTGGAGGAGATGGGCGGGGCGCGGATGCACTGCACGGTCTCCGGCGTCGGCGACCTGCTCGCCTCCGACGACACCGAGGCGATCGAGCTGGCCAAGCTGTACTTCTCCTACGTGCCGGACAACTGGCACACGCCGGTCCCGCGCTATGAGACGGAGGAGCCGACCGCGCCGCTGACCCGGCACACCGTGCCCGAGGCAGAGTCGCTGCCGTTCGACGTGCGTGAGGTCATCGACGGGCTCGTCGACGACGACAGCTTCTTTGAGATCAAGCCGCTGTTCGCCGCTGAGCTGGTCATCGGCTTTGGTCGTATGGCGGGCGAGACCGTTGGCGTCGTGGCCAACAACTCGGCCGTCAAGGGCGGGGTGCTGTTCACCGACTCCGCCGACAAGGCGACCCGGTTCATCTGGCTGTGCGACGCCTTCGGGATCCCACTGATCTATCTGGCCGACGTGCCGGGCTTCATGATCGGCTCGGAGGTGGAGCGCGGCGGCATCATCCGGCACGGCGCCAAGATGGTCTCGGCGGTGTCGGAGGCCACGGTGCCCCAGTTCTGCATCGTCGTGCGCAAGGCCTACGGCGCCGGGCTCTATGCGATGGGCGGGCCGGGCTTCATGCCCGACGCGACCCTCGCCCTGCCGACCGCCAAGATCGCCGTGATGGGTCCGGAGGCGGCGGTCAACGCGGTCTATGCCAACAAGATCGCCGAGATCAGCGACCCGGACGAGCAGGCCGCCTTCGTGGCCGCGCGCCGGGCGGAGTATGAGGAGGATGTCGACCTCGAGCGGTTGGCCGCAGACCTGGTCATCGACGGAGTGATCGAGGCGGACGCGCTGCGCGGGGAGCTCCTACACCGGCTGAGGTATGCCGCGCGGCGGGATCGGCACTTCTCCTCACGCCACCGGGCGGTCCCGCCGGTGTGA
- a CDS encoding Maf family protein, with product MPTRLVLASASPARLSTLRSAGVDPEVIVSTVDEPAVQAAAEQEAGQPLEAPDLALLLARAKCEDVAARAPDADVVLGCDSVLQLGAANHGKPADAAEAISRWQQMRGRSGILHTGHWLVDLREGDEGGTGGTVGATSSTLVHFADLSDEEIEAYVATGEPLRVAGAFTVDGLGGPYVTGIEGDFHTVVGLALPVLRTLLGDLGIAWHTLRSAV from the coding sequence GTGCCGACCCGCCTCGTCCTCGCCTCCGCCTCGCCCGCCCGTCTGAGCACCCTGCGCTCGGCCGGTGTCGACCCTGAGGTGATCGTCTCCACGGTCGACGAGCCGGCCGTCCAGGCCGCTGCCGAGCAGGAGGCGGGCCAACCGCTGGAGGCGCCCGACCTCGCGCTGCTGCTCGCCCGGGCCAAGTGCGAGGACGTTGCCGCACGCGCCCCTGACGCCGATGTCGTCCTGGGGTGCGACTCGGTCCTGCAGCTCGGGGCGGCGAACCACGGCAAGCCCGCCGACGCGGCCGAGGCGATCAGCCGCTGGCAGCAGATGAGGGGGCGCTCCGGCATCCTCCACACCGGCCACTGGCTCGTCGACCTCCGCGAGGGCGACGAGGGCGGCACCGGCGGCACGGTCGGCGCCACGTCCTCCACGCTCGTGCACTTCGCCGACCTGAGCGATGAGGAGATCGAGGCCTACGTCGCGACCGGTGAGCCGCTGCGGGTGGCCGGGGCGTTCACCGTGGATGGGCTCGGCGGGCCCTACGTGACCGGGATCGAGGGCGACTTCCATACCGTCGTCGGGCTGGCCCTGCCCGTCCTGCGCACGCTCCTGGGCGACCTCGGGATCGCCTGGCACACCCTCCGATCGGCAGTATGA
- a CDS encoding Uma2 family endonuclease translates to MTIPSHPGPLTRADLDALRPPEGSERYELLDGAIIVTPGPGRWHQAVVVELTVLLRSNRPDGLVIKTAPFDVALAEDTVLQPDLLVAGRDDLTAKDLPTAPLLAVEVLSPSTRRIDLLLKRDRFAAAGVPSYWIIDPDVPSVTVLELHDGAYRAVQMRRGDEPVHVTMPFPLDFRPSDLLLE, encoded by the coding sequence GTGACGATCCCTTCACACCCCGGCCCATTGACACGGGCCGATCTCGACGCGCTGCGCCCGCCAGAGGGTTCGGAGCGCTATGAGTTGTTGGACGGGGCGATCATCGTGACACCGGGTCCGGGCAGGTGGCACCAGGCCGTCGTCGTCGAGCTGACAGTCCTGCTACGCAGCAACAGACCCGACGGTCTGGTCATCAAGACGGCACCCTTCGACGTTGCGCTCGCCGAGGACACCGTGCTCCAGCCCGATCTGCTCGTCGCAGGTCGTGATGACCTCACCGCGAAAGACCTCCCGACGGCCCCCCTGCTCGCCGTGGAGGTGCTCTCACCCAGCACCCGTCGCATCGACCTGCTCCTCAAACGCGACCGGTTCGCGGCGGCCGGCGTCCCGTCATACTGGATCATCGATCCCGACGTGCCGTCTGTCACGGTGCTCGAGCTCCACGACGGTGCCTACCGCGCGGTGCAGATGCGGCGCGGTGACGAGCCAGTCCACGTCACGATGCCTTTCCCGCTGGACTTCCGCCCGTCCGACCTGCTGCTTGAATAG
- a CDS encoding transglutaminase-like domain-containing protein, which produces MTTHTGPFRPDHHTAYSDPGPWSDLLAAVEPTVEAVSAAVRNVIVHYREEQTVLPEDTRGDIHGRWIERTLERDQQRHGTPLTQRRELTERVQGCCRDHTLLACAVLREHGIAARGRVGFSRYFQPDFCHDHVVVEAQFEGPGGRWVRFDTELTGSLGNLASPTDMPVGPDSPFPTAGEVWRSWRAGEIDAGLYGVAPGLPARGPWLIQNYVLRDLAHRFGDELLLWDVWGAMVGPGDPLSPEVLELTDEVAELIAQADAGQDGAEDRLATLYATREGLRPGLSVLRFDPLLPQSRPVGEDLDLTVA; this is translated from the coding sequence ATGACCACGCACACAGGACCGTTCCGACCTGACCACCACACGGCATACAGCGACCCCGGCCCGTGGAGCGACCTGCTGGCCGCGGTCGAACCCACCGTCGAGGCGGTGTCTGCAGCAGTGCGCAATGTCATCGTCCACTACCGCGAGGAGCAGACCGTCCTGCCGGAAGACACCCGCGGGGACATCCACGGGCGGTGGATCGAGCGCACCCTTGAGCGCGACCAGCAGCGTCATGGCACACCCCTGACGCAGCGCCGCGAGCTCACCGAGCGAGTCCAGGGCTGCTGCCGGGACCACACCCTGCTCGCCTGTGCGGTGCTGCGCGAGCACGGCATCGCGGCACGCGGTCGGGTCGGTTTCTCCCGCTACTTCCAACCCGACTTCTGCCACGACCACGTGGTTGTCGAGGCCCAGTTCGAGGGCCCCGGCGGTCGCTGGGTGCGTTTCGACACGGAGCTCACTGGCTCGCTGGGCAACCTGGCGTCCCCGACCGACATGCCAGTCGGCCCAGACTCACCGTTCCCCACGGCGGGGGAAGTCTGGCGCAGTTGGCGGGCCGGCGAGATCGATGCTGGCCTGTATGGCGTAGCGCCGGGTCTGCCCGCCCGAGGCCCGTGGTTGATCCAGAACTATGTGCTGCGCGACCTCGCCCACCGATTCGGGGACGAGTTGCTGCTGTGGGATGTCTGGGGAGCCATGGTCGGCCCGGGCGACCCGCTGTCGCCGGAGGTGTTGGAACTGACCGACGAGGTCGCCGAGCTCATCGCGCAGGCGGATGCGGGACAGGACGGAGCCGAGGACCGGCTCGCCACGCTCTATGCCACGCGGGAGGGGCTGCGACCCGGCCTTTCGGTCCTGCGGTTCGACCCTCTGCTCCCGCAGAGTCGCCCCGTCGGGGAGGATCTGGACCTGACGGTGGCGTGA
- a CDS encoding MerR family transcriptional regulator, translating to MGTRPGPDGWLTSGAFGAATGLSPKALRLYDASGLLAPAEVDPHSGYRYYAPEQVGVARRIALLRQARMPLDRIESLITAADAEAAVLLHRWWSEQEREVGRREGIVAYLRDELLDHPAPDFHVRSRLASERTVATATVHVTQTDLVPTIVRLRNDLRDHVAQGGARHTEEHWVIYHGTVTPDSDGPIEVCVPYEGAAAPAREVTLQVEPAHEEAWVPLTAAECTYPPILHAYAAVERWIREYGRLAGPPREIYPVPWDDRPDAGPVAEIARPYLPPFS from the coding sequence ATGGGCACCAGGCCCGGCCCGGACGGCTGGCTGACCAGCGGCGCGTTCGGGGCAGCCACCGGGCTGTCTCCCAAGGCCTTGCGGCTCTATGACGCGTCCGGCCTGCTGGCTCCCGCCGAGGTCGATCCGCACTCTGGCTACCGTTACTACGCTCCGGAGCAGGTCGGCGTGGCCCGGCGGATCGCCCTGCTGCGCCAGGCCAGGATGCCACTGGACCGGATCGAGTCGCTCATCACCGCTGCTGATGCCGAGGCGGCGGTCCTACTTCACCGGTGGTGGTCCGAGCAGGAGCGCGAGGTGGGCCGCCGAGAGGGGATCGTCGCCTACCTGCGGGACGAGTTGCTGGATCATCCCGCGCCGGACTTCCACGTGCGTTCCCGGCTTGCGAGCGAACGCACGGTGGCCACGGCCACCGTGCACGTCACCCAGACAGACCTGGTCCCGACGATCGTCCGCCTGCGGAATGACCTGCGTGACCACGTCGCCCAAGGGGGCGCCCGTCATACCGAGGAGCACTGGGTGATCTATCACGGCACGGTGACCCCGGACAGCGACGGTCCGATCGAGGTGTGTGTGCCCTACGAAGGGGCTGCGGCACCGGCCCGCGAGGTCACCCTGCAGGTCGAGCCGGCCCACGAGGAGGCGTGGGTCCCGCTGACGGCGGCCGAGTGCACCTATCCCCCGATCCTGCACGCCTACGCCGCCGTCGAGCGGTGGATCCGCGAATACGGCCGTCTCGCCGGACCGCCCCGCGAGATCTATCCGGTCCCCTGGGACGACCGACCCGACGCGGGTCCGGTGGCCGAGATCGCGCGCCCCTACCTCCCCCCATTTTCGTAG
- a CDS encoding DUF885 domain-containing protein, whose protein sequence is MTETTNRQQTDIDRLAEAHLDAVLELSPMTATYMGVPGRTDEIDDLSIDGLRAHADLNARTLTALDGLEPVDDVDKVTVAAMHERLSLEIEGIERTVAGQDPTELNVIACPVQTVRDIFDIMPKETAQDWGVITARLRAVGPAFEQYAAALAHSAGHGCLSPRRQVERVAAQCADQAGDGSTYDALLTEAQGQSAQLREELATAVEEAKTAFGTLGSYLTDEILPQAPESDAAGVERYRLASRHFLGAEVDFAETYAWGLEEVARIDAMMQETAQAIRPGASVKEAIAVLDADPAYQLHGTDALRAWMQGKADEVIADLADHHFDIPEPLREIGCMIAPSQTGGVYYTGPSEDFARPGRMWWSVPKGVTEFTTWRELTTVYHEGVPGHHLQIAQTVYRAELLNRWRRMASWTSGHGEGWALYAEWLMADLGYMDDPGNRMGLLDGQALRATRVVLDIGIHCGLDAPDEVGGGAWTYDKAWEFLNNHTNMEEAFARFELDRYLGWPGQAPAYKIGERLWLQLRDQVREAEGDAFDLKAFHRRALDVGGVGLDTLRQAVLGEL, encoded by the coding sequence GTGACCGAGACGACCAACCGCCAGCAGACCGACATCGACCGCCTGGCCGAGGCGCACCTCGATGCCGTCCTCGAGCTCAGCCCGATGACCGCCACGTATATGGGGGTCCCCGGGCGCACCGACGAGATCGACGACCTGTCGATCGACGGGCTGCGCGCGCACGCCGATCTCAACGCCCGCACGCTGACCGCCCTGGACGGGCTCGAGCCGGTCGACGACGTCGACAAGGTGACCGTGGCGGCGATGCACGAGCGCCTGTCGCTGGAGATCGAAGGCATCGAGCGCACCGTCGCCGGCCAGGACCCGACCGAGCTCAACGTCATCGCCTGCCCGGTCCAGACCGTCCGCGACATCTTCGACATCATGCCCAAGGAGACGGCGCAGGACTGGGGCGTGATCACCGCTCGCCTGCGGGCGGTGGGGCCGGCGTTCGAGCAGTATGCCGCGGCGCTGGCTCACTCTGCCGGTCACGGTTGTCTGTCCCCCCGTCGGCAGGTGGAGCGGGTGGCCGCACAGTGCGCCGACCAGGCTGGGGACGGATCCACCTATGACGCGCTGTTGACCGAGGCGCAGGGCCAGTCGGCGCAGCTGCGCGAGGAGCTGGCGACCGCGGTCGAGGAGGCCAAGACGGCCTTCGGCACGCTGGGCAGCTATCTGACGGACGAGATCCTGCCGCAGGCGCCGGAGTCCGACGCCGCGGGGGTCGAGCGCTATCGTCTCGCGTCGCGCCACTTCCTCGGCGCCGAGGTCGACTTCGCGGAGACCTATGCCTGGGGCCTGGAGGAGGTCGCCCGGATCGACGCGATGATGCAGGAGACCGCGCAGGCGATCAGGCCCGGCGCCAGCGTCAAGGAGGCCATCGCCGTCCTCGACGCCGACCCGGCCTATCAGCTCCACGGCACGGACGCGCTGCGCGCGTGGATGCAGGGCAAGGCCGACGAGGTTATCGCGGACCTGGCCGACCACCACTTCGACATCCCGGAGCCGCTGCGCGAGATCGGGTGCATGATCGCGCCGAGCCAGACCGGCGGGGTCTACTACACCGGCCCGAGCGAGGACTTTGCCCGCCCCGGGCGGATGTGGTGGTCGGTGCCCAAGGGAGTCACTGAGTTCACCACCTGGCGTGAGCTGACGACGGTCTATCACGAGGGCGTCCCGGGCCACCACCTGCAGATCGCGCAGACGGTTTATCGCGCCGAGCTGCTCAACCGGTGGCGCCGGATGGCGTCCTGGACCTCCGGCCACGGCGAGGGCTGGGCGCTGTATGCCGAGTGGTTGATGGCGGACCTGGGCTACATGGACGACCCGGGCAACCGGATGGGCCTGCTCGACGGCCAGGCGCTGCGGGCGACCCGGGTGGTCCTCGACATCGGCATCCACTGCGGCCTAGACGCTCCCGACGAGGTCGGCGGCGGGGCGTGGACCTATGACAAGGCGTGGGAGTTCCTCAACAACCACACCAACATGGAGGAGGCCTTCGCCCGCTTCGAGCTGGACCGCTATCTCGGCTGGCCGGGCCAGGCCCCCGCCTACAAGATCGGCGAGCGCCTGTGGCTGCAGCTGCGCGACCAGGTGCGCGAGGCCGAGGGGGACGCCTTCGACCTCAAGGCCTTCCACCGCCGCGCGCTCGACGTCGGTGGCGTCGGACTCGACACTCTGCGCCAGGCCGTCCTCGGTGAGCTCTGA
- a CDS encoding PPOX class F420-dependent oxidoreductase, whose amino-acid sequence MALSDAQRDYLAAHTLASLATLKRDGRPQLSQVGYHFDAASGTFRVSVTATRAKTKNLRRDPRATLLVVGGRWEYLVVDGDASLGEVTTDPHDGAADALVDLYRALSGEHPDWAEFRTAMVAEQRLVLTVTATHAYGILPT is encoded by the coding sequence ATGGCTCTGAGCGACGCACAGCGTGACTATCTGGCTGCCCACACCCTGGCGAGCCTGGCCACCCTCAAGCGCGACGGCCGGCCGCAGCTGTCGCAGGTGGGCTATCACTTCGACGCGGCGAGCGGGACCTTCCGCGTCTCGGTCACGGCCACCCGGGCCAAGACCAAGAACCTGCGCCGTGACCCGCGCGCCACGCTGCTGGTCGTCGGCGGGCGCTGGGAATATCTTGTCGTCGACGGGGACGCCAGCCTCGGCGAAGTCACCACCGACCCGCACGATGGCGCGGCCGACGCCCTCGTGGACCTCTATCGCGCCCTGTCCGGGGAGCACCCCGACTGGGCCGAGTTCCGCACCGCGATGGTCGCCGAGCAGCGCCTGGTGCTCACGGTGACCGCGACGCACGCCTACGGCATCCTCCCGACATGA
- a CDS encoding MOSC domain-containing protein, with protein MTLTHGPESPRAGRALSVNLGKAVATDHTSAPGGRTGIDKYAVNSLTVRPPGPKESGQGSGVVGDHIGDQRFHGGDNKAVYLFAREELDWWEVESGRPLRSGIFGENVTTVDLDVDDLVVGSRVAVGDPASPRAVLTVAGPRIPCRTFAGHLGERQWIRRFTARGLTGAYCSVEVSGEIHTGDALTVVDVPGHGITVPQLFRALTGDLELVEQVIRSGALVGPELAQLAESFERRTGRTPA; from the coding sequence ATGACGCTGACACACGGGCCGGAGTCGCCCCGAGCGGGCCGAGCCCTGTCCGTGAACCTCGGCAAGGCGGTGGCGACCGACCACACCAGTGCGCCGGGTGGGCGGACGGGGATCGACAAGTATGCCGTGAACTCGCTGACCGTCCGACCGCCCGGGCCGAAGGAGAGCGGACAGGGCAGCGGCGTGGTGGGCGACCACATCGGTGACCAGAGGTTCCACGGTGGGGACAACAAGGCGGTCTATCTTTTTGCCCGGGAGGAGCTCGACTGGTGGGAGGTCGAGTCCGGCCGTCCGCTGCGCTCGGGCATCTTTGGCGAGAACGTCACCACGGTCGACCTCGACGTGGACGACCTGGTCGTGGGATCCCGTGTGGCAGTGGGTGACCCAGCCTCGCCCAGAGCGGTGTTGACCGTTGCCGGACCGCGGATCCCGTGCCGCACCTTCGCCGGTCACCTGGGCGAGCGGCAGTGGATCAGGCGGTTCACTGCCCGGGGCCTGACCGGCGCCTACTGCTCCGTCGAGGTGTCGGGGGAGATCCACACCGGCGATGCCCTGACAGTGGTGGACGTCCCGGGTCACGGCATCACGGTGCCGCAGCTGTTCCGGGCGCTGACTGGAGACCTCGAGCTGGTCGAGCAGGTCATCCGGTCCGGGGCGCTCGTCGGCCCGGAGCTGGCTCAGCTCGCCGAGTCGTTCGAGCGGCGCACGGGGCGCACACCGGCCTGA